The proteins below are encoded in one region of Thermothelomyces thermophilus ATCC 42464 chromosome 1, complete sequence:
- a CDS encoding glycoside hydrolase family 26 protein (CAZy_ID 267813) — protein MARTLRYLLCGILALAAGSNAVPAARGSTRAAPAAEPSTSATTYEAEDAILSGTTVDTAQEGYTGSGYVTGFDEASDKITFEVESEATKLYDLSIRIAAIYGDKHTTVVLNGGASSDVSFPAGDTWVDVPAGQVLLNEGANTIEIVSNWGWYLVDSITLTPSAPRPEHQINRSLNNPSADASARALYDYLRSIYGKKILAGQQDLTWADYVTQQTGKTPALVSVDLMDYSPSRVERGTKGTSVEEAITHAERGGIVSALWHWNAPAGLYDTDEHPWWSGFYTDATDFDVAAALSSTDNANYTLLLRDIDAIAVQLKRLRDARVPVLWRPLHEAEGGWFWWGAKGPDPAKQLYALLYDRLVNHHGINNLIWVWNSLSPDWYPGDDTVDILSADVYAQGNGPMSTQYNQLIDLGKDKKMIAAAEVGAAPLPDLLQAYEAHWLWFAVWGDTFINNAEWNSPEVLKTVYTSDYVLTLDEIQGWQDS, from the exons ATGGCGAGAACGCTTCGATACCTGCTGTGCGGCATCCTCGCGTTAGCGGCGGGCAGCAATGCGGTTCCCGCAGCCCGTGGTTCGACCCGAGCGGCCCCGGCGGCAGAGCCCAGCACTAGTGCGACGACATACGAGGCCGAAGATGCCATCCTGAGCGGAACCACGGTCGATACCGCTCAGGAGGGATATACCG GATCCGGTTACGTGACCGGTTTCGATGAGGCGAGCGACAAGATCACGTTTGAGGTCGAGAGCGAGGCCACTAAGCTCTATGACCTCAGCATCCGCATCGCGGCCATCTACGGCGACAAACACACGACGGTGGTGCTGAACGGCGGGGCGAGCAGCGACGTGTCCTTCCCGGCCGGCGACACGTGGGTCGATGTCCCGGCCGGACAGGTCCTCCTGAACGAGGGCGCCAACACGATCGAGATTGTCAGCAACTGGGGGTGGTACCTCGTCGACTCCATCACGCTCACGCCCTCGGCGCCGCGGCCCGAGCACCAGATCAACCGGTCCCTCAACAACCCGTCGGCCGACGCGAGCGCCAGGGCCCTGTACGACTACCTGCGCTCCATCTACGGCAAGAAGATCCTCGCGGGCCAGCAGGACCTGACCTGGGCCGACTACGTGACCCAGCAGACGGGCAAGACGCCCGCGCTCGTGTCGGTCGACCTGATGGACTACTCGCCCTCGCGGGTCGAGCGGGGGACCAAGGGCACGTCGGTCGAGGAGGCCATCACGCACGCCGAGCGCGGCGGCATCGTCTCGGCCCTCTGGCACTGGAACGCGCCCGCGGGCCTGTACGACACCGACGAGCACCCCTGGTGGAGCGGCTTCTACACGGACGCGACCGACTtcgacgtcgccgccgcgctgAGCTCCACCGACAACGCAAACTACACCCTCCTGCTGCGCGACATCGACGCCATCGCCGTCCAGCTCAAGCGCCTCCGGGACGCCCGCGTGCCCGTCCTCTGGCGGCCCCTCCACGAGGCCGAGGGCGGCTGGTTCTGGTGGGGAGCCAAGGGCCCGGACCCGGCCAAGCAGCTCTACGCCCTGCTCTACGACCGCCTCGTCAACCACCACGGCATCAACAACCTCATCTGGGTCTGGAACTCGCTCTCGCCCGACTGGTATCCCGGCGACGACACGGTCGACATCCTGAGCGCGGACGTCTACGCTCAGGGGAACGGC CCAATGTCTACCCAGTACAACCAGCTCATCGACCTCGGCAAGGATAAGAAGATGATCGCCGCGGCCGAGGTGGGCGCCGCGCCGCTTCCGGATCTGCTGCAGGCCTACGAAGCCCATTGGTTGTGGTTCGCCGTCTGGGGCGACACGTTCATAAACAACGCCGAGTGGAACTCGCCCGAGGTCCTGAAGACG GTCTACACCAGCGACTACGTCCTCACCCTGGACGAGATTCAGGGCTGGCAGGATTCGTGA